The region TTCGAATAAATTTCTTGTGAGATTTTAAAGTGTTTCCGGCTACATATGGGtaaattttcttcatttttcctgaaaaagaaaaaatgaatagtcaaatttaagttttacttaACCCTAGTGTTCTGTTTGGGCACCCTTTTGACAACTCAAAATATATACTAAACATCATTTTAACAGCGTTATACTTTTAATGGCTTTATGAGAATATCTCATAAACACAATTTTGAACTGGTGTCATGTTTCTGACGTCTGCTACAGAAAAGAACCCGGCTGTGACAGAATGGGTTCTCACATGCTCGAGATCTGTGACTGGTGTTGACAGAACTTTTTGCAGCTCTACTCCTCCCGAATCTCAAATTTGGATTTCTGTTACTGTAGTTTTATAGCAGCTTGTTCAGAAGAGGTCTCTAATTGCcccaaatatactgtatatactatgCAGGATGACgtactgtacatttctttgtctgtgaatgaCTTATTGGTAAACAAAAGgaatatttatttgttcatacaTAGCTcatacaacataaaacatgaaatattttcctTATTTGGTATAactgtattttgtcaccttcatcaaatgtgcaagcCCAGTTTGTGTTTAAGGAAGTTTTAGCACttacattttttcaatatttaaaggAAAGAAGTGATTTTGCAATCAttactgttatttttacacatacagcggTGGCATCTGTAAGTGAGGAACTTgtacttcagtatttccattttatggtactttatacttatactttcAGAGGGAGacattgtacttttcactccagtACAGTTATTTGACAGTTGTAGTTACTGGTTAGcttttaaattcagattttacaaTGCATTGCTAAAGATTAAAGCAGTGGTTTCTAACATAAAGTTCAAACTacctccacctcaaccagcaacaactgtaaaatgctgcttacacattcacaatctaataatgtcatacataataacacttttttttactttcgaAAAGCAACTGAATACATCTACTACCACTGAAATCACCACAGCGTAAGGACACATTTCAGACATATTGTTtgaaacatattttacaaaagCATGTAATATTTCGAGTCTATTTACCGTTTGGGCCGTTTGATAGTCTGTTGTTATTCCGTGTCCCACCAGCCTCTGAAATTTACAGGAAATTCAATGTTTAGGCTTTGAAagctttcactttcacttcaaaTCAAATTAGAAATGACGCACTATGGATGCATTGTCATAATCTAACCAGCAGGTGTCGGTATTGCAACATTATTGGGCATAGATAGGACTTTGAGGGACGTAGCTGCTGTTACTAGGCTTACACATAGCCTTGTCTATTTAATAGATTAAGTATCAAATCACTTGAAACTAaaagtagcttttcaaaaccaTATGCTATTCAgaaattaatgattaataatataCCAGATGTTTGGGGCATCTCGTCTTTGCCTCATTTTATTAGCCTATACTGAAATAGAAGGGAAACTgaagacacaaaacacatatttaaagCTTTGACGGATGAGGTATCTGACTGAAATCTGTATTATACTGTTTGTTGTAGGTTTTGGAATTGACTAAATCATCACAACCATACTCTACTTAAAGCAGGTCTTTACCTCTGAGATTGTTATTGTCTTCTTTTCGATGTCAATGGAGCAGCTACAGATACTGAATGTACTGGTTTATAGTTTTCTGCATATCTGTTCATATTGTCAGCTTATGGACCACCAGACTACTTGACTGCCTGAGGTCAGGAATACATCATTAATTTGAGTAGTCTCTTTAAAGCTACATTCATAATATAGCACCGTGTTAATTGACATTCTGACAGGCAAACATCACTGTGATTGCATATGTTTGTCACTAAACAAaacagttcagtgtgtgcgctgttGTACAAGGGGGTGTAAACTGTATCCGTGGGAGTGATTCTTCATCCATCTGTAATGTAAAATTGTCTGGATCATCTGTATCTGCACTCAGCGTCAGCATCGCCCCTCAGGCTTCACTTACCTCTGACAAATGAGCAGTGCTGCTGATGGAGTGGTCAGTGGGCAAACTATGGCCTTTATTCAGTGATCTCCAAAAGATGACCAACAAtgttaagaaaaacacatttagctTTCGCAGACACATGGTtggtttttgatttgtttcctTTCCATATAAAGTACATCATGTCCTGTCATATCAGGAGTCCCTAGAGCTTACAGGGATCATCCCTGGGTGCAACCTTATGCTAAAACATATCTTCTTTCAAAATGGAATATTACTTTTCTAGTTCAAcaatttttaaatctcttctacAGGGGATATGTGTATTTTCTTATatgatctttttttctgtttaaaatgttatttaaataaatcgTTCCACATTGTTCTTCTGTCGTAGTTCATCAGTCTAAAAAGGATGACACTCTATTCTGTAATGACCTAAAACAAGacatgtgttttgtgaattAAACTAAGGGTAAACTGATTTAAGGTATCAACATCCCTGATaaaaacaagcagcagaaacaagccgCACACTCAGCAGAGGTGATTATAGCATTTAATCACTGAGTCCTATCGCCAAGCTTTGCAGGCTTTGCAATGTTTGATTTACCCGCCCTCTTCCTGAGGAAAAATCTCATTCACTAGACGGATTGCTGAGCGGGCCTCTCCGACCAGCCCCTATAAATCATTCTTTAATCAGAGGCCTCTGAGATTGGGTGCAGACACCCGTGGGGGCACAACTGTGACACCTCAACTCCTCCCCGTGCGTCTTTGCAGTCCAAGGAGTTTTTATCCTCTTCTGTTTCCTCCTCGGGCTTGTCTGCATTTGTATCAGTCATCAGGAAACTAAGAGGGATGACCCGCCCTGCACTCCCTGCTCTCTACCAACACCCCAACACTTCCTCTGCTTGGAAGGGAGTGATGCCAAAGAAGACCAGGGACAAGATTACTGATTCGAGAACACAGGCTCTGGGTCAGGGCTGGATTATTAACCGGGCAGAGCGGACAACTGCCCCGGGGCCAAGAACACCTGGGCCCTTAAAAGTTACAGtttagttacagtttgtcaactggtttgtggtaatttaaGTGAAAAGtgtttgggaatatgcaccactaaagctcaATATCAGTTGACATGATAAGCAGGGTCCTGATCTTGAAACCATGCCTTAAGGAAGGTCcttgtgtcaaaatctagttatAAGACCTTCACCATTTCAGTTGATACTGTGCTTATATGTTGCATTTTCCTAAATGAATGTATTAATCAAATTGCCACATAGCAAACCTCGGGACGGGTAGTATTTGAGCATAGATTAACTGCACAAATGCACGCAGAGTGGGAGGAACAGGGGGTTAAATATAATATCCTTCATCAAAAGAAGTTAATTTACTTGCGAGTCACTGACATGAACACATTTGGGCACACTTGTCTCTTGTTATTTATTGTCACCAGCAGATCTTGTTCTTTTGAGAATCGAGAGCAGTTCTATCAATTCACGAGAGAGAATCAACTGAAAATAGTAGTTAGTTATGCCATTATATAGAATACAAATGCAactacatttaaatataaaatatattatttaaaaaatacataaaacataaattattttgctcttaaatgtatttttctgagCATTTTAAGCATTGGGTAATGTTGACTCAAGTAAAACTCAACTGACAGCTAGTTGATATAAAATTAACACTGGACATGGACAaaccatgaaataaaataaaatttgaagtTCATTATCCagaacagaaaagaggaaactagtgctgaggaggaaaaaagctGAATGTTTATGGATGTGTTTCATCCTGAGGGTTTGATTCATCATGTGTGGTTGGCCTAAATGTCTCTGAACCAATCTTTTGATGACATTTCACATCTATGTCACTCTATTTTGATCATAGGTGTTGCTTCATCCTTGCCACCTACGTCAGCCACATGTAAGCTCATTCAGATTCTATACTGAATCTCGTCTTGCTGGTTAAAATATTCACATATGGGGATGCATTCAACTGGCAAAAAGTAGTCAATATGCTGAGCTTACTATGCAGCAGATAGCCTATGTTGTGTGCCCAAAAAAAGGAACCAGCATGATGATAAGTGAGTAAAGTCAGATGAGTGAGACGAGAGAGCtggagactttttttttatatgcaaaGAGGCTCTGACGTCACCGtgttgaaacatttttctgtcGCTCAGCCGGTTTGGAGCTGTCAGAGGGCGCACTCCCTGCTTCTTACTCGTGCGTGATGACCATGGAGGCGTCCAGGAGTTTTACAGATGCATGTCATTTCCAAACTCAGTGCACAGCGAAGGATGCCTTTCTAATTCATGAACTGCAGAGATGGGACGCAGATGGATTGTGTTAATATGCTCCGCGATGAAGTGATGGAAGTGTTGACTGCCAAGTGACAAGACGCAGAagttgttttgggttttttttcagctttggAGATAGTGGGCAGCTCAGCCACTTAAGCGACTAAAACAATCAGAAAGGACGGAACGAAATCAATTAGAAAATCATGCACTGTTCATATCCAAGGAGAGATGGCATGCGTGCTCCTCTTCAGTCGACTTCTTCCCTTCTCACACCGGCTCACAAGAACATCTATTTGCTTATTAGCCCTTTTCCTTTCATATTTGTGCTACTGTGCACTGTTCCCTGCCGATACCATCATGCAAAAGTCAGGTGATCCGACGCCCAGCTGTCAGCGCGCCCTGGCTGATGGAGCCAAAAAGCGCATTCAGAAATCCCTGTCTTGCGTTTTGCCGTTGGATGAGAGACGGAGCAGTATTGAGGCATCTCGGCTGAAACCCGACCAAAGACCTCCTTCGACTCTCCACATCATCAGGAACGACACGCCCAGTCCTCCTATGGGTAATTTAAAGTTTGGGAATAAAAAGTTACCAAATGCTATCATAGTTGGTGTGAAAAAAGGAGGGACCAGAGCTGTTCTGGAGTTCATACGAATTCACCCTGACGTGCGAGCGGCTGGCACCGAGACACACTTCTTCGACAGGAACTATGACAGAGGCCTGGAGTGGTACAGGTATGTCGGCATGTCTCACCTGCACAGGTGCATGCGTGTCTGTCCCAGTGGTCATGCAATCTAATCTTAAAATAGATAACCTGCAAATGACACCACGATTACAGTTTAATCAGGCTTTGTGCCAAGAAATCAAAGATCGGGTTGGAGATTGAGATTGCCGATGTGTTTTGCAGTTCTGTAAGAAGGATGAGTCATTAGCAGCCTTAATTAGTGAAAGTGTAGCCATTTAATTTGGCTTAAGCCCTCAAAGACTCCTGGGAGTATCTGGACATGGCTGATGGtataaatgatataatataattatataaatcaTGTAAAAAAGGCTGATATGACTATTTTGCTTTGTAATCTAAAATACGATGACGATATCTGGCCAATATAAATGTctaatttaattcaaaatttCTACAATTGGAATTTAAAGTAGTAGTTATGTAGCTATGGTATGGCTTTTATGgcttatataatattataatatgtaTAAACCTCTTTATTCTTGTGGGTGTTCCctgaccaaatacttatttaaATTCTATATTGATGGAATTGTCTctctaaaaaaaatacaaataaaaaagaaataagtcAAAGAAAGGCAAAAGCTGAGACAAATGCTGGCCCCTATCTGCTGAAAATTAAAACCACTTTTCACATTAAATCAGCTGCTTACTGTCAGAATTGCAATGCATGCCCTCCCTTTGGTGCCTCTCTGTGTACATTATGTTTTGAGGTGGGTAAACATGCTGGATGTGATTGTTTTCTGCAGTCTCTTGACTCATTTCACATTCTTATTGCAAGAAACTTTGGAGGCCTGAGCTCTGTTTACATCGGCAGAACAGTGGCTCTCTTTTTTTGATGTACTGTAGAGCAATTAATCAGATTTCTCATAAAATCCAACCTCTCAGGCAAACTGTGTAAACTGCAGTGTGCAGGACTGCTGTAGCTGGCAGGCCTCCGAGCTGTTCTCTTGTTTGTACATGACAATTAAACTAATATCTAAACTGAAAAAATTAAtgttaaagtaatttatttatttatttttgaaatgctACATGACGCACCTTTAACTAAGTGTAACTAAGAGAGTttctgtatacagtatactgtatattccatACATGCAACATCCACAtcattattttccttattaCAGATTTAGACCAGAGATACGTTCTGGTTTAGTCATGAAATATTGTGCATATATGCACGCCAACAGACAATCACGCACAGATCGACTCCCAAATACATTTCATGTTAATGATTGGTTGTTAGCCTGCAGGAGGGATGTGTATCAGTggtattataaaataattatagACTGAAAGAATCTCCACTAATTGGCACTCTTCAGGATGGTTGGCAGCTGAAGCCCTTTTATCTCAGAGATGTGTCTTAGAGATGTGAACCAGATGTGAACCCGCTCCTATTACCGTAGTTTGATTGTCACCTGTCAAAGCTGTCGAGAAAAGGTCAAATGCCATCTCACCGACTTTTGAGGATtgatttcaaaacaaacagttaCTTCTCAGAAATCTCTTGTAAACACTCATCAATAAAGGCCAAACTATTGTTTTGAATAGTCATAGTCTCATTCACAAAATTAATCGttaactattctgataatcgatgaatcatttaagtaatttttttaagtacaaaatccaaacattctctttatctgtttttagGTTTTGCACTGCAGGTCGGACAAGACATTTCATGACATCACTTTACCTAATGGGCATTTTCAACAGTTTTCTGACTTTGTATAGACCACATGTTAAATCGATTAATTGTGGAAATAATTggaagattaatcaattatgaaaataatcattaattgcagccctatttACAGGCTCTTTTTGAACTCTGTCCTCAAACTTcagacttttactgtgaaggcATACCTGTTCAAATAATTTCTTTCAAAGCCTACAATGGCCTAGTTTGAAGCCCCCAAAGTAACCTAACAGAGTCACTCTGCTATATGTGTTCTGTTTGTATTCATGGTGATTTATTACTCTTGAACCATGCTGGGCTGATGCACAGGAGAACTGTCTGCGAGACAAGTCTCCTGTGACAACAGACTTCTATGACTTTGCGTCAGTGCTCCTATTATCATTTACATCGAGAAACTGGGTTCATGGCCAAACTGGAGCTTCTCAGTTAGGGTGGTTTTATGCCTTTGAAACTCACTTGTGTAATCCTGCCCTAAATAGACATCTAAACACTTTTTCCTTTTGACAGAGTGAATGCAAGGACGTTATGTCCTCTGTGTCTAAATCTGTAATATAAGCAATTCAAAACAgcaagaaaatgttatttaaaaaacattttactttgtgttttcatctttCATTCAGAGGTTTAATGCCAAGGACTCTTGAAAGCCAAATCACAATGGAGAAGACACCAAGCTACTTTGTGACAAAAGAGACACCGCACCGGATCTCTGCCATGTCCCGAGATACCAAGCTCATTGTGGTGGTGCGTGACCCCGTCACTCGTGCAATATCAGATTACACTCAGACTTTATCCAAAACTCCTGACCTGCCGAGCT is a window of Siniperca chuatsi isolate FFG_IHB_CAS linkage group LG20, ASM2008510v1, whole genome shotgun sequence DNA encoding:
- the LOC122868046 gene encoding heparan sulfate glucosamine 3-O-sulfotransferase 2-like, whose amino-acid sequence is MACVLLFSRLLPFSHRLTRTSICLLALFLSYLCYCALFPADTIMQKSGDPTPSCQRALADGAKKRIQKSLSCVLPLDERRSSIEASRLKPDQRPPSTLHIIRNDTPSPPMGNLKFGNKKLPNAIIVGVKKGGTRAVLEFIRIHPDVRAAGTETHFFDRNYDRGLEWYRGLMPRTLESQITMEKTPSYFVTKETPHRISAMSRDTKLIVVVRDPVTRAISDYTQTLSKTPDLPSFQELAFRNQSLGIVDTSWNAIRIGLYVLHLENWLRYFPLAQIHFVSGERLITDPAGELARVQDFLGLKRIVTDKHFYFNRTKGFPCLKKPESSGSPRCLGKSKGRTHVQIDRDAIEQLRDFYRPYNVKFYEMVGHDFKWE